The following DNA comes from Vigna radiata var. radiata cultivar VC1973A chromosome 4, Vradiata_ver6, whole genome shotgun sequence.
aaaatcaaaaccaaaacatatcaaattctattttaagaatactaatttaataaaattaaggtttaatatgtccttatatttgttaatttaatttaatgtgagattcatttattttatatttgttaatttaatttaatgtgagattcatttattttaaattttcaatgtgacaacttttaaattgttaacggttAAATGTCAATAAATTACATGATGATTAGTTGATGTGACCATTTAAAcgattgattaaattttataaatataaatcattatgtgtttaaataattaaatgagtcaAAAATTGTCATGTAATTCACTTATTACTCACGTCAACACttaatcattaacaatttagatgttatcataaaatatgaaattaaagactacattaaatattttaaacctaaaattaaaaaaaaaagaacagtaagaaattgtaaatttaactcatccttaacaaaatattaacattaccgtaaaaaaatctatataccAAACAACATCTGAAATAAATAACCATAAAAACAGTTACTTAGAAATCCCACCTCGGAATTACATTAAGTATAGATCTGAGTGTGTGATTTTGATAGTACTCATGAAACATGTAGGGTCCATTGCATTGAAATTAAGGTTAATCTTACAGTACTCTTACACACAGAAGGCACTAGCGAATAACACCAAATGAAAAGaattttctttaacaacttttttttttaacgaatACATGATAGtttatgattgatttgtttcatGAGATTCACGATACATTATGATTGATTTGTTTAATGAGATCACGATAGTATtctgttgttaaaaaattgttaaaatgtatCTTTAAAATACCTACAAATCTGCGGTGGTGTTAATGCAAAATAATTGTGAGAAGTATCATCCCAACGCTCCTTCCATTAATGTTGTGGGTCATTCCCACTCACATCCCACCAATATACAATCcatcattattaattgaaacCAAAccactttctcttcttcacttcttatatatatatataactcttcCACTGCCACATTTTTCAGTGTCAGTGTTAGTGTGTGAGTCACTCAGTTCACCATTAACGAGTTAACTTCTCTTCTTCTGTTGTGTTCTCGTTTTAGCAAGATGACGATGAAAAAGTCCGTTGTGTGTGCAGTGGTGCTTGTGGCACTCCTTCTGATCGATGTGGGACCTCTGGCTCAGGCTGTTACTTGCTCCGCAGTCCAGTTAGCACCGTGTGCTCCGGCAATCACTTCCGCCAGTCGACCCTCACCTGTTTGCTGTACGAAGCTGAAGGAGCAAAAACCATGCTTATGTGGTTACCTCAAAGACCCCAACCTTAAGCAGTATGTCAATTCTCCTAATGCCAAAAAGGTCCTTAGTGCTTGTGGGGTTACCTACCCAAGTTGCTAAATACGCACACAAATTTAATAACACGCTTTAATTTATACTCATGCTTTGTGTGTATAAATTAAGCTTGCTCTACGTTTCTGTCGTATTATACGTTGCTGTCTTTGGATGTGTTGTAAGAGTTCTACAGCTGAATATGGTGTATACACTATTAGTATACATGTTGTATTCACCAGGGAATCATCTATATCTGTCTTCAcacctataaataaagaactacTGATGTTCAGAGTGGCATATATCTTCTTTTATATCCcctcattttcattcttaaaatatttaacaaataaattttaaatttaatataatttaatttgtaaaataaaattttaccttaatttatatattataaaattaacttatctaattactataaaaaaatactttcataaaaatgtatttaacttttaattttccAACAGTTGTGAATCATATTAAGAgttatcaatttaatttaattacaacaaATCATATTACAGAAATTATCAATATGATTTAATTACaagaaattataatatgttCACAAATTACACTTATATTCTAATTAAATCATTGAATTGATTTctattattaattgaaaatgtttatataattaagttattaaattaaattgcttTGATTAGATATTTGatcttttcagtttttttttttttataattatgtctCTGGATATAAAACcgttttatataattagattttagCAATTTTAAGTCTTCAAAAACTAATACTagagatataatatttttagtttatatatggaattaagatatctatttaaaatacttaattttacacaatgatgaaaaacatatattactaAATGTATGGTTTACAAAACACACTTGAAATTGTCTGGGTGGTGTAGTTGGTTATCACGCTAGTCTCACACACTAGAGGTCCCCGGTTCGAACCCGGGCTCAGACatgattattttatacaatttcatcttctaagaatttaatttatattttttaaaaatgcaCTATTTTCTTAACATTATCATTTTCATGCATCATTTCACGTTCATCAAATAATTTCCTCTGaagataatcaaataataaatataaactctATTTTTCAAGAGAAATCTAAactctaataaatataaattgtgaGATCACGGTGGtgtttttcataattaagaTAATGTTAATATAGTATTGGTGGTGTGAAAATAATCTGATATTAATAATACAAGAATGatggtaataataattaataaaacctATAACAGTGTGATGAAAATAATATGTGATGATTGCATAGAAATGATGATGATAGTGCATTTGATCGTGATAGAGACAGTTTcatctaattaatttttaatcagttttttctattaaataaaaattttcagtgtacgaaaagataaaataaacaatagatGAAATAAAGTTTTGTGGATCAGcgtataattgattataatatttaagatatttatgtATGCTGCAAATTTAATAGAATGAAGATTCATTGCACTTTCGGATAAACCttgagttattattattattattattattacaatgcCTAAATGTTTCTTATttgtctaaaaaaatatttgcgtAGTCGATTTCTTAtgagaaaaatgtgtttcttaTTCCCATATTTTTcgtcaaattttattttgattttataatttcccgtattgatgattttttataaaaatatacgaATTTAGTCATTACCTCAACTtcattaaatatcattaaatatatgtatgaaataaatactaaaatcaaatatttgaaaaaatttataaaaataattcatcaatttaaaaatagataagaCAAAAACACTTTAGATTTTTATTATCTGTTGCCCTTAACTTTAAATAaccaacttatatatatatatatatatatatatatatatatatatatatatatatatatatatatatcattgaaTTGTATTAGTATTGAAGATTAATATACATATACTTTTATATAGTAATTCTTAGGTatgattaattactttttataatattgttaattagatagtttaagaaaattaatcactttttataataactataataaaagtaaatcttTTCGAATGGAATGATACATTCATaccttttataagaaaaaaaatgaaatttgttttaatgacaattctaaaagtataataaaaagcTTGTTTTAACTGTCGTCAAAAAAACAtatctacaatataatataCACTTATTTAAATCTGTATTTATTTAAGTTGACAAAACTTTCGAATCAAGTTTTAAATAACTTTCTCTTTAACAAGCAAAATCTTTGAACACAATGAGGTAAATTGTTTTGtcagtaaatatattttataattatatgaactttaatatttcataattatataacatttaatatttcataatatccCAATTAATTTTACACCAAACTTCACATATCAAAATGCAAACTTAAGTGAATAcataatgtttatttttgtataagttgattaaattaaaacatatgtaTGTACATTTGTTATCATcaatctctttaattttatgcaaatttttttttctatataatcatttatctttctattattgagttttagagttttatttaattttatttttgcctttttctcatttctt
Coding sequences within:
- the LOC106759216 gene encoding probable non-specific lipid-transfer protein AKCS9 encodes the protein MTMKKSVVCAVVLVALLLIDVGPLAQAVTCSAVQLAPCAPAITSASRPSPVCCTKLKEQKPCLCGYLKDPNLKQYVNSPNAKKVLSACGVTYPSC